The Geobacter sp. AOG2 genome includes a window with the following:
- a CDS encoding DUF2726 domain-containing protein, producing MAKKESFLETLIKAPWWVSAILLVAGNVIIRIAVPAWYSGARTPGLLGPAIQSAAPTVANLFSLAMVAILLFSLIREKFPQRETTPKNELPYKSREVLFTPAELNFLNTLEPSLKEDFKVYGMVRLCDIIETKNNLDKSTQQRAFNKIRAKHVDFVICNARSLAIEMVIELDDRSHERRDRIDRDDFLDAALEAAHVPFVRFAAKRAYTLRELQAKLGGFVVAAQEPVAGKAMEVAEPEPVIAKPAPANDGESCATCGSDMKLREKKSGEEAGKKFWVCTRYPECRGVVPYVEAKWF from the coding sequence ATGGCGAAAAAGGAGAGCTTTCTTGAAACGCTGATCAAAGCGCCCTGGTGGGTAAGCGCAATCCTGTTGGTGGCGGGAAACGTCATAATCCGTATTGCCGTTCCCGCATGGTACTCGGGAGCGAGAACGCCGGGGCTCTTAGGCCCGGCGATTCAAAGTGCGGCGCCCACTGTCGCCAACCTGTTTTCGCTGGCGATGGTTGCCATATTGCTCTTCTCGTTAATCAGAGAAAAATTCCCCCAGAGAGAAACAACCCCAAAAAACGAATTACCCTATAAAAGCAGAGAAGTCCTTTTTACCCCCGCCGAATTGAATTTCCTGAATACCCTGGAACCATCACTCAAAGAAGATTTCAAAGTCTACGGCATGGTGCGCTTGTGCGACATCATTGAGACAAAGAACAATCTGGACAAAAGCACGCAACAGAGAGCTTTCAACAAGATCAGAGCCAAGCATGTGGACTTCGTGATCTGCAATGCGCGGAGCCTTGCCATTGAGATGGTGATAGAGCTTGACGACCGTAGCCACGAGCGAAGGGATCGGATCGACCGGGATGATTTTCTGGATGCAGCGCTGGAGGCCGCACATGTTCCGTTCGTCAGGTTTGCGGCCAAGCGGGCGTATACCCTGCGAGAGCTTCAAGCCAAGTTGGGCGGTTTTGTCGTAGCGGCGCAAGAGCCGGTTGCGGGTAAGGCTATGGAGGTTGCAGAGCCTGAGCCGGTGATAGCCAAACCGGCACCGGCGAATGATGGTGAGAGTTGCGCTACGTGTGGCAGCGACATGAAGCTAAGAGAGAAGAAATCCGGTGAGGAAGCGGGGAAGAAGTTTTGGGTGTGTACCCGGTACCCTGAATGTCGGGGTGTGGTGCCGTATGTTGAGGCGAAGTGGTTTTAG
- a CDS encoding TIR domain-containing protein codes for MKKDQVLEILQSNGFILDEEKPLQYGAQLKFSNGSVVNVFDKGTITPQGKDIELVKKLLGLAPGGNNVVAPVAVIKPASKNKVFVVYGHDEQARTRLDAMLRRWGLEPLILDQLPSEGQTIIEKLVKYAGEASFGVVLATPDDVGYRASHPDEKAYRARQNVVLELGMLLSRLGRSHVAILLGQQENMERPSDIQGLIYIPFKDNLEKDAGLLLAKEMAAAGYQIDVAKV; via the coding sequence ATGAAAAAAGATCAAGTTTTAGAAATTCTTCAATCTAATGGGTTTATTCTCGATGAAGAGAAGCCCCTTCAATATGGTGCCCAGCTGAAATTCTCAAATGGCTCGGTCGTGAATGTATTTGATAAAGGCACAATTACTCCTCAAGGCAAAGATATTGAACTTGTAAAGAAGCTCTTGGGCCTGGCACCTGGAGGTAATAATGTGGTGGCGCCGGTTGCGGTAATAAAGCCCGCGAGTAAAAACAAGGTATTTGTTGTTTACGGACATGACGAACAAGCGAGAACAAGGCTTGATGCAATGTTGCGCCGATGGGGGCTTGAACCGCTAATTCTCGATCAATTGCCATCTGAAGGTCAGACTATCATTGAGAAGCTTGTGAAGTATGCTGGTGAGGCAAGCTTTGGCGTGGTTCTGGCTACTCCAGACGATGTAGGCTATCGTGCGAGTCATCCCGACGAAAAGGCGTACCGTGCTCGTCAAAATGTCGTGCTTGAATTGGGCATGCTGCTTTCCCGGCTCGGCCGTTCACATGTTGCCATTCTTTTAGGGCAGCAAGAAAATATGGAGCGACCTTCGGATATTCAGGGTCTTATCTACATACCTTTTAAAGATAACCTTGAGAAAGACGCCGGACTACTCCTAGCAAAGGAAATGGCGGCGGCAGGATATCAAATTGATGTTGCTAAAGTGTAG
- a CDS encoding NACHT domain-containing NTPase, with the protein MTVTETEQKLLVKIQSLNENDFTRDVLMPLYRSSGYEKVDFYGGPYENGKDLICWRRDSWEDVELVVVQAKCYEPSGRASDDKSFIEIVRQILQAAETPIPHLDGNQYKPISIEIVTPFVVDTRALETAFYTQTAIRNYKIKVVDGIYVIKNLRKHIPKLVMKLIGSGPMVNDIMTRSLNNIDLRNALNVYQLKELDDVYCDLDFTVGNITTKLLLSFKLKPSNIVVTYTEERWQHFKCFCEELKHEMGIDILVEKIKDIEKRYNRDILAINKAVTKVNKLKNALDEIGVSNVINSITDLVADEENDCIQSIAYRMKEITSNYYRIGSKNLDDYIEYTNQIDDEIYELKKITKKIVGTKLLNYLAFYDKTLKKSKKIENELSDMQRKVNDVRYIATINGPSLCSAIADNQKHLKEEVSNLLKNERTPSKVLEFITKCELILKNTEKLLNYEYLSEAAGLSSDMRFVSIDKLDRINFSVHEIFDSGQDFVIFGEAGAGKTTTLQSYARKTIETSRKEVVFYIPLARSFYRLEIINPTEFNYVEFLYKAIIKHLMSQEIVIDITTIRDIADNKSTLFIFDGIDEIIDKIPWIINAIISFKQQNPKIQILTSSRLSGNYINNIPFVGLTLLPFDDEQREAFFRSWFNDPQKLQAVVNHLHNTPDLNDIVRNPLLATILCVIAEYDIPLPESEIRLYEERMSLLLGSYDKEKLSNRLKSHYRDLIKVASKIAFILHRKEARYSGKDEIVEKMCDFYQSSIAPDKIALAVNELIDPCNILMPMTDDGQYGFGHLRFQEYLVACELKENRSIKLLDYLDKTFWRGAFILLSKMSDDIHHLVDELVNRGALARYTETIELMLKARPQSEQASLMELVQMNTGLDHRGSSL; encoded by the coding sequence ATGACAGTAACCGAAACAGAACAAAAGCTATTGGTAAAAATACAATCTCTAAATGAAAATGATTTTACAAGAGATGTTTTAATGCCGCTGTATAGAAGTTCCGGATATGAAAAAGTTGATTTCTATGGCGGACCTTATGAAAACGGTAAAGATTTAATATGCTGGAGGAGAGATTCATGGGAGGATGTAGAATTAGTTGTTGTACAGGCAAAGTGCTACGAGCCATCTGGAAGGGCATCGGACGACAAAAGTTTTATTGAAATTGTTAGGCAAATATTACAGGCTGCAGAAACCCCGATCCCACACCTAGACGGCAATCAATACAAGCCAATATCTATTGAAATAGTTACACCATTTGTGGTTGATACTAGGGCTCTTGAAACTGCTTTTTACACTCAAACTGCTATTAGGAATTATAAAATAAAAGTGGTCGACGGAATATACGTTATAAAAAATTTAAGGAAACATATTCCAAAACTTGTCATGAAATTAATAGGTAGTGGACCGATGGTCAACGACATAATGACAAGGTCCTTAAATAATATTGATTTAAGGAATGCGTTAAACGTGTACCAGTTAAAAGAGTTGGATGATGTCTATTGCGACCTTGATTTTACGGTTGGGAATATTACTACTAAACTTTTGTTATCTTTTAAATTGAAGCCAAGTAATATTGTAGTAACCTACACAGAAGAAAGATGGCAACATTTTAAATGTTTTTGTGAAGAACTAAAACACGAAATGGGTATTGATATTTTAGTTGAAAAAATTAAAGATATTGAAAAAAGATATAACAGAGATATTTTGGCTATAAATAAAGCTGTAACAAAAGTTAATAAACTTAAAAATGCTTTAGATGAAATAGGTGTTAGTAATGTGATAAATTCAATTACAGATCTAGTTGCTGACGAAGAAAATGATTGCATACAATCAATAGCATATAGAATGAAGGAGATAACATCTAATTATTATCGAATTGGTTCAAAAAATCTTGATGATTATATAGAGTATACTAATCAAATAGATGATGAAATATATGAACTAAAAAAAATAACAAAAAAGATAGTGGGCACCAAGCTTTTAAATTATCTTGCTTTCTACGATAAAACTTTGAAAAAATCAAAAAAAATAGAGAATGAATTATCTGATATGCAAAGAAAAGTAAATGATGTTAGGTATATTGCGACTATTAATGGACCAAGCCTATGCAGTGCCATTGCAGACAACCAGAAACACCTGAAAGAAGAAGTATCGAATTTATTGAAAAATGAGAGAACGCCATCCAAGGTATTAGAATTTATTACAAAATGCGAATTAATATTAAAAAATACTGAAAAGTTATTAAATTACGAATATTTATCAGAAGCCGCGGGATTATCGTCTGATATGCGGTTCGTAAGTATTGACAAACTAGATAGGATAAATTTTTCTGTTCATGAAATTTTTGACTCAGGACAGGATTTTGTCATATTTGGAGAAGCTGGTGCGGGTAAGACTACGACACTACAGTCCTATGCCAGAAAAACAATTGAAACCAGTAGGAAAGAAGTGGTTTTTTATATACCATTAGCAAGGTCATTCTATAGATTAGAGATCATAAATCCCACTGAATTTAATTATGTTGAATTTCTATATAAAGCAATTATTAAACATTTAATGTCACAAGAAATAGTAATTGATATCACTACTATTAGAGATATAGCAGACAATAAATCTACTTTATTTATTTTTGACGGAATAGATGAAATAATTGATAAAATACCTTGGATAATTAATGCAATTATATCATTCAAACAACAAAATCCTAAAATACAAATATTAACATCATCAAGATTAAGTGGAAATTATATAAATAATATCCCATTTGTTGGGCTAACCTTGTTGCCATTTGATGATGAGCAACGTGAGGCATTTTTTCGATCATGGTTTAATGATCCTCAAAAACTACAGGCTGTAGTAAATCACTTACATAATACACCTGATTTGAACGATATCGTTAGAAACCCACTTCTTGCTACTATTTTATGTGTTATAGCAGAATATGATATACCTTTACCTGAATCAGAAATTAGACTGTATGAAGAGAGAATGAGTTTATTGCTTGGTTCATACGATAAAGAAAAGCTCAGCAACCGATTGAAGTCACATTATCGAGACCTTATTAAAGTTGCGTCAAAAATTGCCTTTATATTGCACCGCAAAGAGGCACGATATTCAGGCAAAGATGAAATAGTTGAAAAAATGTGCGATTTCTACCAATCTTCAATTGCACCAGATAAGATTGCGCTTGCTGTAAATGAGCTGATTGATCCTTGTAATATCCTGATGCCTATGACGGATGATGGCCAATATGGCTTTGGCCATCTGAGATTTCAAGAGTATTTAGTCGCATGTGAATTGAAAGAGAACAGATCTATAAAATTGCTGGATTATTTGGATAAAACTTTTTGGAGAGGAGCATTTATTTTGTTGTCGAAAATGAGTGATGACATACATCATTTAGTTGATGAGCTTGTGAATAGGGGGGCGCTTGCTCGTTATACTGAGACCATTGAATTAATGCTGAAAGCCAGACCACAAAGTGAACAGGCATCTTTAATGGAGCTTGTACAAATGAACACAGGGTTGGATCATCGTGGATCAAGCCTGTAA
- a CDS encoding methyl-accepting chemotaxis protein, with protein sequence MKFSDLKIGVRLGLTFGVILAVIAIFVIISTMSLSRMKSRSLQIKNESVPSALVAADMAFNVVQVQQFLTDVSATHDPGGYKDAEEAAKKFLADTAIFEEMFRRENDAKSLNQIEELKKTFLAFHGLGKKMASAYVSQGIESGNKMMEEFDKVSKSLTEQTRVFKEAQITEANDSTSSMVASIGSMRLTLLSVGLFTFLFAFIMSLIITRSITKPLKETVDIAGEIAEGNLTVSAVVRSRDETGQLMAAMNTMVLKLRDTLSQTSNISTGIASASSQLHSTSAQIATGAEEVAFQTNTVATASEELSATSTDIARNCSMAAEASRKTTESATAGAEVVNETITGMSVIADRVRQTSLTVEALGNRSDQIGQIVGTIEDIADQTNLLALNAAIEAARAGDQGRGFAVVADEVRALAERTTKATREIGEMIKAIQTETKAAVKAMEEGVREVEKGAASSRKSGEALEEILERINEVTMQVNQIATAAEEQTATTGEVTGNIQQISEVVNQSARGAEETASAASQLAKQAQDLQSLVGRFQLA encoded by the coding sequence ATGAAGTTTTCCGATCTGAAGATTGGGGTACGATTAGGTCTGACGTTTGGGGTTATTCTGGCGGTTATCGCCATATTTGTGATCATCTCCACGATGTCGCTTTCGCGGATGAAATCCAGGTCGCTCCAAATCAAGAACGAAAGCGTTCCCTCTGCTCTTGTTGCCGCAGACATGGCCTTCAACGTCGTCCAGGTGCAGCAGTTCCTGACGGATGTCAGCGCCACCCACGATCCGGGCGGCTATAAGGATGCCGAAGAAGCGGCGAAGAAATTTCTTGCAGATACGGCCATATTTGAGGAGATGTTTCGCAGGGAAAATGATGCAAAGTCCTTGAATCAGATCGAAGAGCTTAAAAAGACCTTCCTCGCGTTCCATGGGCTGGGTAAAAAGATGGCAAGTGCCTATGTCAGCCAGGGCATTGAAAGCGGCAACAAGATGATGGAGGAATTCGACAAGGTATCCAAATCCCTCACGGAACAGACCAGAGTCTTCAAGGAAGCGCAGATAACCGAGGCAAACGACTCGACGAGCAGCATGGTCGCGTCCATCGGCTCCATGAGACTGACCCTGCTGTCGGTCGGCTTGTTTACCTTCCTGTTCGCATTCATCATGTCGCTGATAATCACCCGGAGCATCACGAAACCATTGAAAGAGACGGTTGACATCGCTGGAGAGATCGCCGAAGGCAATCTTACGGTTTCCGCCGTTGTCCGATCCAGGGACGAAACCGGCCAGTTGATGGCCGCCATGAATACCATGGTGCTCAAACTCAGGGATACGCTCTCGCAGACGTCCAACATTTCCACCGGTATTGCCTCGGCTTCCAGCCAATTGCATTCGACGTCCGCCCAGATTGCCACGGGGGCGGAAGAGGTGGCTTTCCAGACCAACACCGTCGCCACCGCCAGTGAAGAGTTATCCGCCACATCGACCGACATTGCCCGCAACTGCTCCATGGCCGCCGAAGCATCCCGCAAGACCACCGAGTCGGCCACTGCCGGTGCGGAGGTGGTCAACGAGACCATTACCGGCATGAGTGTCATTGCCGACCGGGTACGTCAGACGTCACTGACCGTCGAGGCTCTGGGCAATCGCTCCGACCAGATCGGGCAGATCGTCGGGACCATAGAGGACATTGCAGACCAGACCAACCTGCTGGCCCTGAATGCGGCCATCGAGGCGGCCAGGGCCGGCGATCAGGGTCGCGGCTTCGCGGTAGTCGCCGACGAGGTCAGGGCGCTCGCCGAGCGGACCACCAAGGCGACCCGCGAGATCGGCGAGATGATCAAGGCGATCCAGACCGAAACCAAGGCTGCGGTGAAGGCCATGGAAGAGGGTGTCCGCGAGGTAGAGAAAGGGGCGGCATCGTCCCGGAAGTCGGGCGAGGCCCTGGAGGAGATACTGGAGCGGATCAACGAAGTGACCATGCAGGTGAACCAGATAGCCACGGCCGCCGAGGAGCAGACGGCCACCACCGGCGAGGTAACCGGCAACATCCAGCAGATCAGCGAAGTAGTGAACCAAAGCGCCCGCGGAGCGGAGGAGACGGCCTCTGCCGCCTCGCAACTGGCGAAACAGGCCCAGGACCTGCAGAGCCTGGTCGGCCGTTTCCAACTGGCCTGA
- a CDS encoding 2-isopropylmalate synthase, which produces MAKAPTKKQKQDDRQLIRIFDTTLRDGEQAPGNSMNIEEKLRVAKQLQKMNVDVIEAGFPIASDGDFEAVRLVAQQIKGPQIAGLCRSSEKDIDRAWDALKYAGEKGRIHTFIATSDIHMQYKLKMEPAKVLASAVKAVKRAASYTPNVEFSCEDAVRTRLPFLAEVVEAVIDAGATTVNIPDTVGYTIPFEYFNIISYLKENVRNIEKAIISVHCHNDLGLSVANSIAAVQAGARQVECTINGIGERAGNCSLEEFVMALRTRHDILPFTTNVATDQLTPASRLLTNITGIAVQPNKAIVGANAFAHEAGIHQHGMMMDKSTYEIMTPESVGLSASALVLGKHSGRHAFKQRLEQLGHDLDDDKLNRAFERFKTLADLKKEVFDEDLDAIVVDESRDDVKYKLGHITVTCGSFAVATATVQLEIDGEPVRTAELGDGPVDAALKAIKKLTKTKAKLVQYNVGSITGGTDAQGEVTVRVAEGNNIVVGKGSSTDIIEASAKAYVHALNRLNYKQKRLNETV; this is translated from the coding sequence ATGGCAAAGGCACCGACGAAAAAACAGAAGCAGGACGACCGGCAACTCATCAGGATTTTTGACACCACGCTGCGGGACGGCGAACAGGCCCCCGGCAACAGCATGAATATCGAAGAAAAACTGCGGGTGGCCAAACAGCTCCAGAAGATGAACGTGGACGTGATCGAAGCCGGCTTCCCCATTGCTTCCGACGGCGATTTCGAGGCGGTCAGGCTGGTGGCCCAGCAGATCAAGGGACCCCAGATCGCCGGTCTGTGCCGCTCCAGCGAAAAGGATATCGACCGGGCCTGGGACGCGCTGAAATACGCCGGGGAGAAAGGACGCATCCATACCTTCATCGCCACCTCCGACATCCACATGCAGTACAAGCTGAAGATGGAGCCGGCCAAGGTGCTGGCGTCGGCCGTCAAGGCGGTGAAGCGCGCGGCCTCCTATACCCCCAACGTGGAGTTCTCCTGCGAGGACGCGGTGCGGACCCGGCTGCCGTTCCTGGCCGAAGTGGTGGAGGCGGTGATCGACGCCGGGGCCACCACGGTGAATATCCCGGATACGGTGGGCTACACCATCCCCTTCGAGTATTTCAACATCATCTCCTATCTGAAGGAGAATGTGCGGAACATCGAAAAGGCCATCATCTCGGTCCACTGCCACAACGACCTGGGGCTGTCGGTGGCTAACTCCATCGCCGCCGTGCAGGCCGGGGCGCGCCAGGTGGAGTGCACCATCAACGGCATCGGCGAGCGGGCGGGCAACTGTTCCCTGGAGGAATTCGTCATGGCCCTGCGCACGCGCCACGACATCCTCCCCTTCACCACCAATGTGGCCACCGACCAGCTCACCCCGGCCAGCCGCCTGCTGACCAACATCACCGGCATCGCGGTCCAGCCCAACAAGGCGATCGTGGGGGCCAACGCCTTTGCCCACGAGGCGGGCATCCACCAGCACGGCATGATGATGGACAAATCCACCTACGAGATCATGACCCCGGAATCGGTGGGGCTGTCCGCCAGCGCCCTGGTGCTGGGCAAACACTCCGGCCGCCACGCCTTCAAGCAGCGCCTGGAGCAGTTGGGCCACGACCTGGACGACGACAAGCTGAACCGCGCCTTTGAGCGCTTCAAGACCCTGGCCGACCTGAAGAAGGAGGTCTTCGACGAAGACCTGGACGCCATCGTGGTGGACGAATCCCGCGACGACGTGAAGTACAAGCTGGGCCACATCACCGTCACCTGCGGTTCCTTCGCCGTGGCCACCGCCACGGTGCAGCTGGAGATCGACGGCGAGCCGGTGCGCACCGCCGAGCTGGGCGACGGACCGGTGGACGCCGCCCTCAAGGCCATCAAGAAGCTGACCAAGACCAAGGCCAAGCTGGTGCAATACAATGTGGGCTCCATCACCGGCGGCACCGACGCCCAGGGCGAGGTCACGGTCCGCGTGGCCGAAGGGAACAATATCGTGGTGGGCAAGGGCTCCTCCACCGACATCATCGAGGCCTCGGCCAAGGCCTACGTCCACGCCCTCAACCGGCTGAACTACAAACAGAAACGTCTCAACGAAACCGTCTGA
- a CDS encoding helix-turn-helix domain-containing protein translates to MSSTHKKVGYSPESKQENITPTAAAVGLEDALRVLEGRWKLLIIMNLFSNGIMRFSELERAIPGVTQKMLIQQLRALEADGIVQRTIYPQVPPKVDYGLTEQGKGLCPALDALLDWAARRNPTSEYGHYRPKYEPEPL, encoded by the coding sequence ATGTCAAGTACACACAAAAAAGTCGGGTACTCACCGGAAAGTAAGCAGGAAAACATAACGCCGACCGCCGCGGCCGTGGGGCTGGAAGACGCGCTCAGGGTCCTTGAGGGCAGATGGAAGCTGCTGATCATCATGAACCTGTTCTCGAACGGCATCATGCGCTTTTCGGAATTGGAACGGGCCATCCCCGGTGTTACGCAAAAGATGCTCATCCAGCAGCTGCGTGCTTTGGAAGCCGATGGAATCGTTCAGCGAACGATATATCCCCAGGTCCCGCCCAAGGTTGATTACGGACTGACCGAGCAGGGAAAGGGGCTCTGTCCCGCTCTGGACGCCCTGCTCGACTGGGCGGCCAGGCGCAACCCGACGTCGGAATACGGGCACTACCGTCCCAAATATGAGCCCGAGCCTTTATAA
- a CDS encoding oxidoreductase, producing the protein MKGEFSGKKALVTGGTKGMGRAIALRLAEGGADVIAAAREIPPDFPLNSIAADVSSAEGTDRIIEYVKGVHGDLDILVNNVGGSKSPTGGYINHTDDEWHQMFELNLFGAVRLDRGFLPAMTRRGSGSIIHISSIQSHKPIYESTLAYAAAKAALNNYSKALSLEVGRHGVRVNVISPGFIETEAAGAYIRQIAEDKGISLDAARQGIIDFIGGIPLGRTGRPEEVAELAAFLASDRAAWITGVEYRIDGGTIQTL; encoded by the coding sequence ATGAAAGGCGAATTTTCCGGGAAAAAAGCGTTGGTTACCGGGGGCACAAAGGGCATGGGACGGGCTATCGCGCTACGCCTTGCCGAGGGCGGGGCGGATGTGATCGCCGCCGCGCGGGAGATCCCGCCGGACTTCCCCCTGAACAGCATTGCGGCGGACGTGTCCTCCGCCGAAGGGACGGACAGGATCATCGAGTATGTCAAAGGCGTGCACGGCGATCTGGACATACTGGTCAACAATGTCGGCGGCTCAAAGTCCCCCACGGGTGGGTACATCAACCACACCGACGACGAATGGCACCAGATGTTTGAGTTGAACCTGTTCGGTGCGGTGCGGCTGGACAGGGGTTTTCTGCCGGCTATGACCAGGAGGGGGAGCGGGAGCATCATCCACATCTCCTCCATCCAGAGCCATAAACCCATCTACGAATCGACCCTTGCCTATGCGGCTGCCAAGGCGGCGTTGAACAACTACAGCAAGGCCCTGTCACTTGAGGTCGGAAGGCACGGCGTGCGCGTGAACGTCATTTCTCCCGGGTTCATCGAAACCGAGGCGGCCGGCGCATACATCCGGCAGATCGCAGAGGATAAAGGCATATCCCTCGACGCGGCGCGCCAGGGGATAATCGACTTCATCGGCGGCATTCCCCTCGGAAGGACCGGGCGTCCCGAAGAGGTGGCGGAGCTTGCGGCCTTTCTGGCATCGGACCGGGCGGCCTGGATAACGGGCGTCGAGTACAGAATAGACGGCGGAACCATCCAAACCCTCTAG
- a CDS encoding DUF1330 domain-containing protein yields MPAYVLFIRERVKDRNEIEAYNKLVPPAMAGRDVKLLAVYGKSETLEGPESQGVVLLEFPSYEEAMAWYDSAEYREARAHRFLGADYRVIVTEGA; encoded by the coding sequence ATGCCGGCATACGTATTGTTTATCAGGGAACGGGTCAAGGATCGGAACGAGATCGAGGCATACAACAAGCTGGTTCCCCCCGCAATGGCCGGGCGGGATGTGAAGCTCCTGGCGGTCTACGGGAAGTCTGAGACGCTGGAGGGGCCGGAGTCCCAGGGGGTCGTGCTGCTGGAGTTCCCGTCCTATGAGGAGGCCATGGCCTGGTATGACAGCGCGGAATACCGGGAAGCGAGGGCGCATCGCTTTCTTGGCGCGGATTACCGGGTGATCGTTACCGAAGGAGCGTAG